A section of the Bacillus sp. HSf4 genome encodes:
- the spoVAE gene encoding stage V sporulation protein AE — protein MIFFWAFVVGGLICVIGQIMFDVFKLTPAHTLSILVVLGALLDAFGLYEPFIDFAGAGATVPIVSFGNQLFHGAMEEAEQYGLIGVITGMFKVTSSGISAAIIFGLIGALLFKPKG, from the coding sequence GTGATATTTTTTTGGGCTTTTGTAGTCGGGGGCCTCATCTGTGTGATCGGGCAAATTATGTTTGATGTTTTTAAGCTGACGCCCGCCCACACGCTGTCGATCCTCGTTGTTCTGGGAGCATTGCTTGATGCGTTTGGCCTTTACGAACCATTTATTGATTTTGCGGGAGCAGGAGCGACCGTGCCGATCGTTAGTTTCGGAAATCAGCTCTTTCACGGAGCGATGGAAGAAGCGGAGCAGTATGGTTTGATCGGTGTCATCACCGGAATGTTTAAAGTGACGAGTTCCGGAATTTCGGCTGCGATCATCTTCGGATTGATTGGCGCGCTTCTATTTAAACCAAAAGGGTAA
- a CDS encoding YhcN/YlaJ family sporulation lipoprotein, producing the protein MVFSRYVLIGFFLLTQLFASGCQNADDPADQNQSMAVRHVNARNEATNQTAANKAKDLLFKKEEVTEVRGASRDKDLVLAVQVEQFDRFRLKDIEKQSKDMLKKHFPGYRIEVSTDQKIFWELDKLEQRIESKKMSDKKLKKRIEKIKKLMKEKP; encoded by the coding sequence ATGGTTTTTTCCAGGTATGTTCTGATTGGGTTTTTTTTGCTTACTCAACTCTTCGCCAGCGGCTGTCAAAATGCCGACGATCCCGCCGACCAAAACCAGTCGATGGCGGTCCGGCACGTAAATGCCCGAAATGAGGCGACGAACCAAACAGCTGCAAACAAAGCGAAAGACTTGTTATTCAAAAAAGAAGAAGTGACTGAAGTCAGGGGCGCGAGCCGTGACAAAGATCTCGTCCTCGCCGTTCAGGTTGAACAGTTTGACCGCTTTCGGCTGAAGGATATTGAGAAACAGTCGAAAGACATGCTCAAAAAACATTTTCCCGGTTACCGCATTGAAGTCTCGACAGATCAAAAGATTTTTTGGGAGTTAGACAAACTGGAACAAAGAATTGAAAGCAAAAAAATGAGCGATAAAAAACTGAAGAAAAGAATCGAGAAAATCAAAAAATTGATGAAAGAAAAGCCTTAA
- a CDS encoding DUF421 domain-containing protein has protein sequence MFVFVAKLILLFLIFILAVKLLGKSALAQLTPYDFGAIIFLAYLAFAPIKIKGVHEGIIGIAVITIVHLIISKLSLFNWLNDFIIGKPTILIKHSKVIYSNLKKSRYSLAELLSNLRASGYPDIQDIEYAILEANGEISILPKKDLIPVTPKDLHIKTDYSGLPIALIIEGKVQKHNLTLINKDEDWLKKELKEKGYDNIHEIFYASVRDTDHSLTVNMINADD, from the coding sequence ATGTTTGTTTTTGTCGCTAAATTGATCCTTTTATTTCTTATATTTATTTTGGCTGTTAAGCTCTTAGGGAAATCTGCACTGGCGCAGCTTACCCCCTACGATTTCGGAGCGATTATCTTTTTAGCCTATTTGGCCTTTGCTCCCATTAAAATTAAAGGGGTTCACGAGGGAATCATCGGAATCGCTGTGATCACGATCGTCCATCTGATCATTTCAAAATTAAGCTTATTCAATTGGCTGAACGACTTTATTATTGGGAAGCCGACGATTCTGATCAAGCACAGCAAAGTCATTTATTCAAATTTGAAAAAAAGCAGATATTCTTTGGCGGAACTTCTCTCGAATCTAAGGGCTTCAGGCTATCCTGATATTCAAGATATTGAGTATGCGATCCTTGAGGCGAACGGGGAAATCAGCATTTTGCCAAAAAAGGATCTGATTCCGGTGACGCCGAAGGATTTGCATATCAAAACAGACTACAGCGGATTACCGATTGCGCTCATTATCGAGGGAAAGGTTCAAAAGCATAATTTAACATTAATCAACAAAGACGAAGATTGGCTAAAGAAAGAACTGAAGGAAAAAGGGTATGACAACATCCATGAGATTTTTTACGCCTCTGTCAGGGACACCGATCATTCATTAACGGTTAATATGATAAATGCCGATGACTAA
- a CDS encoding sodium:solute symporter family protein, producing the protein MNYAEKKKNWLKLLIFAIFLGGILAYVGFSNADIHWGGFISMMIFFAFTYYLGAFYAAKKSNSFSDMIVAKRSMPFFVGMVTMAATWVGGGYINGTAESVYSSGIVWAQAPWGYALSLIIGGIFFARKMRRYEFMTIIDPLEQRFGKRMAGILYIPALLGELFWSAAILTALGTTFGMILNIDFQTSIILSAMIAIAYTVAGGMWAVAFTDVFQMIIILLGLILVVPFVLSNVGSWDVVWTNYKHDFGGAASLFPPLDGWKDSEWGNLFWNWWDYAFLLIFGGIAWQVYFQRVLSAKSENAAMWQSIIAGVICIIAAIPCVMIGASANSADWSLFGTTAPDNPAMVLPQALAYLTPGIVAGIGLGAIAAAVMSSMDSSILSASSMAAWNIYRPLIKPKATQKQLQKVVKRSIVLFGAGAAVIALNVKSVYTLWYLASDLVYCILFPQLTMALFYKRANLYGSIAGFAVAIILRLGGGEPAFGIPPLLPYPMIEDGVVLFPFRTLAAITAFATIFVVSELTQRKCPPKQLVLPQEKKKEDQAA; encoded by the coding sequence ATGAATTATGCTGAAAAGAAAAAAAATTGGCTGAAGTTATTGATATTTGCAATATTTCTGGGAGGAATATTGGCTTATGTCGGATTTTCCAATGCGGATATCCATTGGGGCGGTTTTATTTCGATGATGATTTTCTTTGCTTTTACTTATTATCTGGGTGCTTTTTACGCAGCGAAGAAATCAAATTCGTTTTCCGATATGATTGTTGCCAAAAGAAGCATGCCGTTTTTCGTCGGAATGGTGACCATGGCCGCAACCTGGGTCGGCGGAGGCTATATCAACGGAACCGCGGAATCGGTCTACAGCAGCGGAATCGTCTGGGCCCAAGCGCCGTGGGGCTATGCGTTAAGTCTGATCATCGGCGGGATTTTCTTCGCGAGAAAAATGCGCCGTTATGAGTTTATGACCATTATCGATCCTCTCGAACAGCGCTTCGGTAAGCGGATGGCCGGGATTTTGTATATACCGGCGCTGTTAGGAGAATTGTTTTGGAGCGCCGCGATTTTAACGGCATTGGGCACGACATTCGGAATGATTCTGAATATCGATTTTCAAACCTCGATCATTCTCTCAGCAATGATAGCGATTGCATATACGGTTGCCGGCGGAATGTGGGCGGTTGCCTTTACAGATGTATTTCAAATGATCATCATTTTGCTCGGATTGATTCTCGTTGTCCCCTTTGTACTATCTAATGTCGGTTCATGGGATGTCGTATGGACCAATTACAAACATGATTTCGGCGGCGCTGCCAGCCTGTTTCCTCCATTGGACGGCTGGAAGGATTCAGAATGGGGAAACCTTTTTTGGAACTGGTGGGATTATGCGTTTCTCTTGATTTTCGGAGGGATTGCATGGCAAGTCTATTTCCAGCGCGTTCTTTCAGCCAAATCGGAAAATGCTGCCATGTGGCAGTCTATTATCGCAGGAGTCATCTGCATTATCGCCGCTATTCCTTGTGTGATGATCGGAGCTTCCGCAAATAGTGCGGATTGGAGCTTGTTCGGTACAACCGCACCGGATAACCCGGCGATGGTTTTGCCACAGGCGCTGGCTTATTTAACACCGGGTATTGTGGCAGGCATCGGATTGGGCGCGATAGCCGCAGCTGTCATGTCAAGTATGGACTCATCGATTCTGTCGGCATCGTCAATGGCTGCATGGAACATTTACCGTCCGCTGATCAAGCCCAAAGCCACACAAAAACAGCTGCAAAAAGTCGTCAAACGGTCAATCGTTTTGTTTGGGGCAGGAGCAGCCGTGATCGCCTTAAATGTCAAAAGCGTTTACACATTATGGTATTTAGCTTCAGATTTAGTTTATTGTATTTTATTTCCCCAGTTAACAATGGCCCTCTTTTATAAAAGAGCAAACTTATACGGGTCAATTGCTGGGTTTGCAGTCGCCATCATTTTGAGGCTCGGCGGCGGGGAACCTGCTTTCGGCATTCCTCCACTTCTGCCGTATCCGATGATTGAAGACGGTGTGGTTCTCTTTCCGTTCCGTACATTGGCTGCAATCACAGCATTTGCGACGATCTTCGTTGTGTCTGAACTGACGCAGCGCAAATGCCCTCCTAAACAGCTTGTACTCCCCCAAGAAAAAAAGAAAGAAGATCAAGCAGCGTAA
- a CDS encoding VanW family protein, translating to MLHIWITGLLLLAQPADHSDSLTITQQGETIATVDRSDFKTALPGTPLIDDEKYRQFVDRLDQKISRKPVNAVINDQGRIVPGKIGYRLYRQAFKEKFYDYFFGHGPSKIEAPELSIFPKVDSELLAHIRSQQIGQYVTYFNSSNQSRSHNISLAAKAIDNHVVFPNETFSFNKVVGMRTQGKGYMRAPIIVKGELSEGVGGGICQVSSTLFNAVDRAGLRIVQRYSHSRRVPYVPPGRDATVSWGGPDFRFQNKYNQPVLIRAKRYGGSMIVTLYSSDVINNEERKVPKAPSSLPKEIQTEEP from the coding sequence ATGTTACATATATGGATTACCGGCCTTTTGTTGTTGGCTCAGCCCGCCGATCATTCTGATAGCTTGACGATTACCCAGCAAGGAGAGACGATTGCCACTGTCGATCGTTCCGACTTTAAGACGGCGCTTCCAGGTACGCCGCTGATCGATGATGAAAAATATCGCCAATTTGTCGATCGGCTTGATCAGAAGATTTCCCGCAAGCCCGTAAACGCTGTGATCAACGATCAGGGGAGAATCGTCCCGGGAAAGATAGGTTACAGACTGTATCGGCAGGCGTTTAAGGAAAAGTTTTATGACTATTTTTTCGGCCATGGCCCTTCCAAAATCGAAGCTCCTGAATTGAGCATTTTTCCAAAAGTGGACAGCGAACTGCTTGCCCACATCCGGAGTCAGCAGATTGGCCAGTATGTGACTTATTTTAATTCCAGCAATCAAAGCCGGTCACACAATATTTCGCTTGCCGCAAAAGCCATTGACAATCACGTTGTCTTCCCGAATGAAACATTCTCGTTTAACAAAGTTGTAGGTATGAGAACGCAAGGCAAGGGATACATGCGCGCTCCGATCATCGTCAAGGGTGAGTTGTCCGAAGGTGTCGGCGGGGGAATTTGCCAGGTCTCATCGACCCTGTTTAATGCCGTCGATCGCGCCGGATTGCGAATCGTTCAGCGCTATTCACACAGCAGGCGGGTTCCTTATGTGCCGCCCGGACGCGATGCCACTGTGAGCTGGGGCGGTCCTGACTTTCGCTTTCAAAACAAATACAACCAGCCGGTGTTGATTCGGGCGAAACGGTATGGCGGAAGCATGATTGTTACGCTTTACTCATCAGATGTGATCAATAATGAAGAGCGTAAAGTTCCGAAGGCCCCGTCAAGCTTGCCAAAAGAAATCCAAACGGAGGAACCGTGA
- the spoVAC gene encoding stage V sporulation protein AC: protein MADQKKKNLTPVMQEYQQFAKAREAKRPVLKNCLQAFLTGGIICLIGQAIQTFYMYFFNFTTLTAGNPTVATMIFISMLLTGFGVYDRIAQFGGAGSAVPVTGFGNAVISAAIEHRTEGFVLGVGGNMFKLAGSVIMFGVFSAFVFATIKTILIMWGGL from the coding sequence ATGGCTGATCAAAAAAAGAAAAATTTAACGCCTGTTATGCAGGAGTATCAGCAATTCGCAAAAGCAAGGGAAGCCAAACGGCCTGTCTTGAAAAATTGTCTGCAGGCCTTTTTAACAGGAGGAATCATTTGTTTAATCGGACAAGCGATTCAAACGTTTTACATGTATTTTTTTAATTTCACAACTTTGACGGCCGGGAATCCGACGGTGGCCACGATGATATTCATCTCCATGCTGCTGACGGGGTTTGGGGTTTACGACCGCATCGCACAGTTTGGCGGGGCAGGTTCGGCCGTTCCTGTCACCGGGTTTGGAAATGCGGTCATCTCCGCTGCAATTGAACATCGGACCGAAGGATTTGTACTTGGTGTAGGGGGCAATATGTTCAAATTGGCTGGATCTGTCATTATGTTTGGCGTTTTTTCCGCGTTTGTCTTTGCGACGATCAAAACGATCCTCATCATGTGGGGGGGACTGTAA
- a CDS encoding DUF421 domain-containing protein — MNVPEWLDIIVRSVIFVIVLFLMTKLLGKKQLAELSVFEYIAGITIGGITSEVVMGLERSIINAIIAIVCFSSVPFLVEWVSLKNKKARDFLEGTGTVFIKDGKIMEDNLKKEKYSADELLELLRKKNVFNVSEVQFAILEQSGDLNVLLKKEHRPVTMKDLQMPYKSEKEPQTVIMDGEVLDEPLSVAGLNRRWLNEELDKLGVAMENVYLGQVDSDGQLSVDLYDDQIKVPSPQEKPLLLATIKKCQADLELFALATDSASAKAMYAKNAKKLKDMLKKLDPALHD; from the coding sequence ATGAATGTGCCTGAGTGGCTCGATATTATTGTACGTTCGGTTATTTTTGTCATCGTTCTGTTTCTCATGACGAAATTGTTAGGGAAGAAACAGTTGGCAGAGCTTTCGGTGTTTGAATATATCGCTGGCATCACCATTGGAGGCATTACCTCTGAAGTCGTCATGGGGCTTGAAAGAAGCATCATTAACGCAATCATCGCGATTGTATGTTTCTCTTCCGTCCCCTTTTTGGTCGAGTGGGTTTCCTTAAAAAATAAAAAAGCCCGCGATTTTCTTGAAGGAACCGGAACGGTTTTTATTAAAGACGGAAAAATCATGGAAGATAATTTGAAAAAAGAAAAATACTCGGCAGACGAGCTCCTCGAACTGCTGCGCAAAAAGAATGTATTCAACGTCTCCGAGGTGCAATTTGCCATCCTGGAGCAAAGCGGCGATTTAAATGTGCTGCTAAAAAAAGAACACAGGCCGGTTACCATGAAGGATTTGCAGATGCCTTACAAGTCGGAGAAAGAGCCGCAAACGGTGATCATGGACGGGGAAGTTTTGGATGAACCGTTGTCTGTAGCCGGGCTAAACCGCCGTTGGCTCAACGAAGAGCTTGACAAATTAGGCGTTGCGATGGAAAACGTCTACCTTGGACAAGTCGACTCTGACGGGCAGCTGAGCGTGGATCTGTATGATGATCAAATAAAAGTTCCGTCTCCTCAAGAAAAGCCTTTACTATTGGCAACGATTAAAAAATGCCAGGCTGATCTCGAATTGTTCGCTCTTGCCACTGACTCAGCATCGGCGAAAGCGATGTATGCCAAAAATGCAAAAAAACTGAAAGATATGCTGAAAAAGCTGGATCCCGCCTTACATGATTGA
- the betB gene encoding betaine-aldehyde dehydrogenase, translating into MSQTLFIDGKWVSAEKGETRNIINPYNQEHIETVSEGDREDAVKAIAAARRAFDDGEWANTPGLERGNIVLKIAELIRRDHEELAELESLDTGKTLEESRADMDDIANVFQYYAGLADKDGGEVISSPIPDSKSEIVREPVGVCGQITPWNYPLLQASWKIAPALAAGNTIVVKPSEITPLTTIKIFKLMEEAGVPKGVANLVLGPGATVGDELARNTDVDLISFTGGIETGKKIMQAASTNVKKIALELGGKNPNIVFKDADFDVAVDQALNAVFFHAGQVCSAGARLLVEESIHDEFVAELVKRAKKIKLGNGFHEETQSGPLISAEHRSKVEKYVEIGLEEGAKLETGGKRPEDPELENGFFYLPTIFSGCKSDMRIVQEEVFGPVLTVEAFATEEEAAALANDTIYGLAGAVWTQDIEKAERVASKLRMGTVWINDFHPYFAQAPWGGYKQSGIGRELGRMGLEEYTEVKHVYRNTKPAAVNWFKA; encoded by the coding sequence ATGAGTCAAACACTTTTCATTGACGGAAAATGGGTGAGCGCCGAAAAAGGCGAAACACGCAACATTATCAATCCTTACAATCAAGAACATATTGAAACCGTCAGTGAGGGAGACAGAGAGGACGCTGTGAAAGCGATTGCCGCTGCACGCCGCGCTTTTGACGACGGCGAGTGGGCGAATACACCAGGTCTGGAACGCGGCAATATCGTGTTAAAGATCGCGGAACTGATCAGACGCGATCATGAAGAACTGGCAGAGCTGGAATCGCTTGATACAGGTAAAACATTAGAAGAAAGCAGAGCCGATATGGATGATATTGCAAACGTTTTTCAATATTATGCAGGGCTTGCTGATAAAGACGGGGGAGAGGTGATCTCTTCACCGATACCGGATTCAAAAAGCGAAATCGTCAGAGAGCCTGTCGGAGTCTGCGGGCAAATTACACCGTGGAACTATCCGCTCCTGCAAGCAAGCTGGAAGATTGCTCCGGCTCTTGCGGCCGGCAACACAATCGTTGTGAAGCCAAGCGAAATCACGCCGCTGACAACGATCAAAATCTTCAAGCTGATGGAAGAAGCGGGCGTGCCGAAAGGTGTTGCCAATCTTGTGCTCGGGCCTGGAGCCACTGTGGGTGATGAGCTCGCCAGAAATACAGACGTCGATCTGATTTCTTTTACCGGCGGAATTGAAACAGGGAAGAAAATCATGCAGGCGGCAAGCACGAATGTTAAGAAAATCGCGCTTGAGCTTGGCGGGAAAAATCCAAATATTGTGTTTAAAGACGCCGATTTTGATGTAGCGGTTGACCAGGCGCTGAATGCGGTGTTTTTCCACGCCGGACAGGTTTGTTCTGCGGGCGCCCGTCTGCTTGTCGAAGAATCGATCCATGACGAATTCGTGGCAGAGCTTGTAAAACGCGCGAAAAAAATCAAGCTTGGCAACGGATTCCATGAGGAAACACAAAGCGGTCCGCTCATTTCCGCTGAGCACCGCAGCAAAGTCGAAAAATATGTCGAAATCGGCCTCGAAGAAGGTGCAAAACTTGAAACTGGCGGTAAGCGCCCGGAAGATCCGGAGCTCGAAAACGGTTTCTTCTACCTGCCGACGATTTTCTCAGGCTGCAAGTCTGACATGAGAATCGTACAGGAGGAAGTGTTCGGACCTGTATTAACAGTCGAAGCATTCGCGACAGAGGAAGAAGCCGCAGCCCTTGCAAACGACACGATTTACGGCCTTGCCGGCGCCGTTTGGACACAGGATATCGAAAAAGCGGAACGCGTCGCATCCAAGCTGCGGATGGGTACGGTCTGGATCAATGACTTCCACCCTTACTTCGCTCAGGCGCCTTGGGGCGGATACAAGCAGTCAGGCATCGGCCGCGAGCTTGGCCGTATGGGTCTTGAAGAATACACGGAAGTCAAGCATGTGTACCGCAATACAAAACCGGCAGCCGTCAATTGGTTTAAAGCATAA
- a CDS encoding YukJ family protein, with protein MAVENYGVLKGIVHDTKREVDFDTPHYQVDVIGEDDKHYRCAINVMSSSAESEVLYYADDQFNASEITHVQNLPNGYTPIHEDETNQRIALDYVRGSLFDPTKMVPLPHEVTGEHNDLNDFIETYMNKAKNEKASIYIYGSKFGPENKEDKIFGFKPTNGMHNIHMNQGNSGRWKKDNGVYHDGGILIQFRDHWVAIFLAFLTQSWCTDKQGNSIRFCAFTEPDKEFE; from the coding sequence ATGGCGGTTGAAAATTACGGGGTTTTAAAAGGAATTGTGCATGATACGAAAAGAGAGGTCGATTTTGATACGCCCCATTACCAAGTAGATGTGATTGGAGAAGATGACAAACACTACAGGTGCGCCATTAATGTGATGTCGAGTTCAGCCGAATCCGAAGTGCTGTATTATGCGGACGATCAATTTAACGCCAGTGAAATCACCCATGTTCAAAACCTGCCGAATGGATACACTCCGATTCATGAAGATGAGACGAATCAACGAATTGCGCTTGATTATGTAAGAGGCAGCCTGTTCGATCCGACTAAAATGGTCCCTCTGCCCCATGAAGTGACTGGTGAACATAATGATTTGAATGATTTTATCGAAACATATATGAACAAAGCGAAAAACGAAAAAGCTTCGATTTATATTTACGGCTCAAAATTCGGGCCGGAAAATAAAGAGGATAAAATATTTGGCTTCAAACCAACCAATGGTATGCACAATATCCATATGAATCAAGGGAATTCAGGGAGATGGAAAAAGGACAATGGCGTTTACCATGACGGCGGTATACTCATCCAATTTCGCGATCATTGGGTCGCGATTTTCCTAGCTTTTTTAACACAGTCATGGTGCACCGATAAACAAGGGAATTCCATCAGATTTTGTGCTTTTACAGAGCCTGATAAAGAGTTTGAATAA
- a CDS encoding DUF1657 domain-containing protein: MTVGAQVKQCLASLKSVEAGLSALAEKSQDEDVKRLFHETMMVSEEVVSDLKKRVGELEREEYQYKGF, from the coding sequence ATGACAGTTGGAGCTCAAGTGAAGCAATGCCTGGCCAGTCTCAAGAGCGTTGAAGCGGGTCTTTCGGCTTTGGCGGAGAAATCCCAGGATGAAGATGTGAAGCGTCTTTTTCATGAAACGATGATGGTAAGCGAAGAAGTGGTATCAGACTTGAAAAAGCGGGTCGGTGAGCTTGAGCGGGAGGAATACCAATATAAAGGCTTCTGA
- a CDS encoding class I SAM-dependent methyltransferase — MKKDESSLTSLISAFARAYHHQYDEPKIFDDDIAEQLMSPQECHDIKENLIQGIQFFNKDIAQKLKGDKEEILKWVTHVQLSPTPLARASYCENILHHEVTLGVKQYVILGAGLDTFCFRHPELKDTIDIFEIDYPATQEFKQNRLDQARVKIPDYLHLIPLDFTKPFSIQDLIEKGFHVNKKTFFSFLGVSYYLTKEETVRLMRCVMDEVPSGSSIVFDYADENLFQEKGLYNRVENMVKMAAASGEPMKSCYSYREMEMMMEQSGLLIYEHLSPEQIDKRYFKDRQDDLSAFETIHYIHAVKK; from the coding sequence ATGAAAAAAGACGAATCCAGTTTAACTTCATTAATATCCGCTTTTGCCAGAGCTTATCATCATCAGTACGACGAACCTAAAATCTTTGACGACGATATCGCTGAACAATTGATGTCTCCGCAAGAATGCCATGACATCAAAGAGAATTTGATTCAAGGCATCCAGTTTTTCAACAAAGACATAGCGCAAAAGCTTAAAGGGGATAAAGAAGAGATATTAAAATGGGTGACACACGTGCAGCTTTCTCCCACCCCTTTGGCGCGTGCTAGTTATTGCGAAAACATCTTGCATCATGAAGTGACATTGGGGGTCAAACAATATGTGATTCTTGGAGCCGGTTTAGATACATTTTGCTTCCGACATCCCGAATTGAAGGACACCATTGATATATTTGAAATTGATTATCCTGCAACACAGGAGTTTAAACAAAACAGGCTCGATCAAGCCCGTGTGAAAATCCCGGATTATCTTCATTTGATTCCTTTGGATTTCACCAAACCGTTTTCCATTCAAGATCTCATTGAAAAGGGATTTCATGTTAACAAAAAAACGTTTTTTAGCTTTTTAGGTGTTTCTTATTATTTAACCAAAGAAGAAACGGTCAGACTCATGCGTTGTGTAATGGACGAAGTCCCTTCCGGAAGCTCGATCGTTTTTGATTATGCAGACGAAAATCTGTTTCAAGAAAAAGGATTGTATAACCGGGTCGAGAATATGGTGAAAATGGCTGCGGCAAGCGGAGAACCGATGAAATCGTGCTATTCCTATCGTGAAATGGAGATGATGATGGAACAATCCGGTTTGCTGATTTATGAACATTTATCTCCTGAGCAAATCGATAAACGCTATTTTAAAGATCGACAAGATGATCTGTCAGCGTTTGAAACGATTCACTATATTCATGCTGTCAAAAAATAA
- a CDS encoding GbsR/MarR family transcriptional regulator, giving the protein MNDTRDLAAKETIAQAKDLVIDSIAETMDLYGITRSAGILYGTMYFSDEMTLDEMREELQMSKPSMSTSVKKLQDLNVVKKTFHRGRRKHSFVAEKDFFKFFTSFFPQKWEREVKVNLTAIKDAQQALMDIIDSDDAGQSVKEEASALYEQLEHSKPYYDWLLRLAKSVQSGEIFEFIPIENEK; this is encoded by the coding sequence ATGAACGATACCCGTGATCTTGCAGCAAAAGAAACCATTGCTCAAGCAAAAGACTTGGTCATTGATTCCATCGCAGAAACGATGGATCTGTACGGAATTACCCGAAGCGCGGGAATTTTGTACGGAACGATGTACTTTTCAGATGAGATGACGCTGGATGAAATGCGGGAAGAGCTGCAGATGAGCAAGCCCAGCATGAGCACGAGCGTAAAAAAGCTGCAGGACTTAAACGTCGTGAAAAAGACATTCCATAGAGGCAGAAGAAAGCACAGCTTTGTCGCTGAAAAGGATTTCTTCAAATTTTTCACAAGCTTTTTCCCGCAAAAATGGGAAAGAGAAGTTAAAGTCAATCTGACAGCGATTAAAGACGCCCAGCAAGCGCTAATGGACATCATCGATAGCGATGATGCCGGTCAAAGCGTTAAAGAAGAGGCAAGTGCTCTTTATGAGCAGCTTGAACATTCAAAACCGTATTACGACTGGCTGCTGAGACTCGCCAAGTCTGTTCAGTCAGGAGAGATATTCGAGTTTATACCAATTGAAAACGAGAAATAA
- the spoVAD gene encoding stage V sporulation protein AD, translated as MLSGHQTWIFDNKPVIAATGTAAGPFEGNGKIPEDFDLLHNDIWLNQDSFEKAQQVLLEDACEAAVKKADIQKDQVQFFLGGDLINQITPTSFATKTLGAPYIGLFGACSTSMEGLALAAFLINHKGADCLLTGAASHNAAVEKQFRYPTEYGSQKPPTSQWTVTAAGAALLKDQGDGPVVTSATIGRIVDMGLTDPFNMGGAMAPAAVDTIETHLKERGVDPSYYDVIATGDLGHIGREIALDLFKKHGTPIHEKQFQDCGLMIYREGQPVLAGGSGAGCSAAVAYGHLFNRMKKGEIKRLLVVATGALLSPLSYQQKETIPCIAHAVSIEFGGEQ; from the coding sequence ATGCTTTCAGGGCACCAGACTTGGATTTTTGACAATAAACCGGTGATTGCCGCTACGGGAACGGCGGCGGGGCCTTTTGAAGGCAACGGTAAAATCCCGGAAGATTTCGATCTCCTTCACAACGATATCTGGCTGAATCAGGATTCGTTTGAAAAAGCTCAGCAGGTTCTTTTGGAAGATGCCTGTGAAGCGGCGGTTAAAAAGGCGGACATCCAAAAGGATCAGGTCCAGTTTTTTCTCGGCGGAGATTTGATCAATCAAATCACACCCACCAGCTTTGCGACCAAAACATTGGGAGCGCCTTACATTGGATTGTTTGGCGCGTGTTCGACGTCAATGGAGGGCTTGGCTCTGGCTGCTTTTCTGATCAATCATAAGGGAGCCGACTGTTTGCTGACAGGGGCCGCCAGCCATAACGCGGCAGTTGAAAAACAGTTCCGTTACCCAACGGAGTACGGATCGCAAAAGCCTCCTACTTCACAATGGACGGTGACCGCCGCCGGTGCGGCGCTGTTAAAAGATCAAGGGGATGGACCTGTTGTCACATCCGCTACCATCGGCAGAATTGTCGATATGGGATTGACAGACCCTTTTAATATGGGCGGTGCGATGGCTCCAGCGGCAGTTGATACGATTGAAACCCATTTAAAAGAGCGCGGTGTTGATCCTTCCTATTACGACGTCATCGCGACCGGTGATCTCGGACATATCGGCAGGGAAATCGCTTTGGATTTATTCAAAAAACACGGAACACCGATTCATGAGAAGCAATTCCAGGATTGCGGCTTGATGATTTACAGGGAAGGACAGCCCGTTCTTGCCGGAGGAAGCGGTGCGGGGTGTTCGGCAGCCGTCGCCTACGGGCATTTGTTCAATCGGATGAAAAAAGGCGAAATCAAGCGCCTTCTCGTCGTTGCGACGGGAGCGCTGCTGTCTCCATTGTCATATCAGCAAAAGGAGACGATTCCGTGCATTGCTCATGCTGTCTCAATCGAGTTCGGAGGTGAACAATAG